In the Agromyces flavus genome, CGGCCGCACGGGTCGCTGGTTCGCGTTCGACGGCTACGACGTGGTCCCCGATCTCATCACCTTCGCGAAGGGCGTGAATTCGGGCTACGTGCCCGCGGGCGGCGTGATCATCAGCGACGAGATCGCGGCCGACTTCGACGAGCGCGTGTTCCCCGGAGGCCTCACCTATTCGGGCCATCCCCTCGCGATGGCGTCGATCGTCGCCACGATCGACGCGATGGAGTCGGAGGGCATCATCGACCACGCGCGCGACGTCGGAGCCGAGGCCATCGCGCCCGCGCTGACCGAGCTCGCCGAGAAGCACCGCGTGATCGGCGAGGTGCGCGGCGAGGGCGTGTTCTGGGCGCTCGACCTCGTCGCCGACCCCGAGACCCGCGAGCCCTTGCCGGCCGCCGAGATGGGGCGCATCAAGGGCGCGCTGGTCGAGCGCGGCCTGCTGCCGTTCACGGCCGACAACCGCATCCACGTGGTGCCGCCGTGCGTGGTCACCCATGACGAGGTCGCCCAGGCGGCGCAGATCTACGACGAGGTGCTCGGCACCATCGCCGTGTGAGGAGGAAGGACACCATGACCGACACGACCACCGACCGGGCGGCCCGCAGCGACGCGCCCACCGCCGAGGTGCTCGACCACTGGATCGACGGCGCCCCCGCCGCGGGCGCGTCCGACCGGACCGGGCCCGTCTACGACCCCGCGCGCGGCGTCGTGCAGCGCGAGGTGCGCTACGCGACCGCCGACGACGTGGATGCCGCAGTGCAGGCCGCGGCCCGGGCGTTCCTGATGTGGCGCGACGTCTCGATCGCGAAGCGCCAGCAGGTGATGTTCAGGTTCCGCGAGCTGCTCGCCTCGCGGGCGCCCGAGCTCGCGGCGATCCTCACGAGCGAGCACGGCAAGGTGACCGGCGACGCGCTGGGCGAAATCCAGCGCGGGCTCGAGGTCGTCGAGCTCGCATGCGGGTTGCCCGAGTACACCAAGGGCGAGTACTCCGAGAACGCCTCGTCGGGCATCGACGTGTACACCGTGCGGCAGCCGCTCGGCGTGGTGGGCATCATCAGCCCGTTCAACTTCCCGGCGATGGTGCCGCTGTGGTTCTTCCCGCTCGCGATCGCGACGGGCAACACGGTCGTGCTGAAGCCGTCCGAAAAGGACCCGTCGGCCTCGGTCTGGCTGGCGCGCCTGCTGCAGGAGGCCGGCCTGCCCGACGGCGTGTTCAACGTCGTGCACGGCGACAAGGTCGCGGTCGACGCGCTGCTCGACCACCCGACGGTGAGGGCGATCTCATTCGTCGGATCGACCCCGATCGCGAAGTACATCTACGAGCACGGCACCGCGGCGGGCAAGCGGGTGCAGGCGCTCGGCGGCGCGAAGAACCACATGCTCGTGCTGCCCGACGCCGACCTCGACCTCGCGGCCGACGCCGCCGTGAACGCCGGGTTCGGCTCGTCGGGCGAGCGCTGCATGGCCATCTCGGTCGTGCTGGCGGTCGACACGGTCGCCGACGCGTTCGTCGACAAGGTGCGCGAGCGGATGTCGAAGCTCACGGTGGGCGACGGCACGCGCGGCACCGACATGGGTCCGCTCATCACGCGCGAGCACCGCGACAAGGTCGCCGGCTACGTCGACACGGCGCGGACCGACGGCGCCGACGTGGTGGTCGACGGCCGCGAGCACCCGATCGACGGGGCCGACGACGGATTCTGGATGGGTCCGACGCTCGTCGACCGGGTCCCGGTGTCATCGGCCGTGTACCGCGACGAGATCTTCGGCCCCGTGCTCTCGGTCGTGCGGGTCGAGGGCTACGAGGACGGCCTGCGCATCATCAACGAGTCGCGCTACGGCAACGGCACGGCGATCTTCACCAACGACGGCGGCGCCGCCCGGCGCTTCCAGCGCGAGGTGACGGTCGGCATGGTCGGCATCAACGTGCCGATCCCGGTGCCGGTCGGCTACCACTCGTTCGGCGGATGGAAGGACTCCCTGTTCGGGCACGCGAAGGCGTACGGCCCGCGCGGCTTCGACTTCTACACGCAGGAGAAGGCGATCACGTCGCGCTGGCTCGACCCGAGCCACGGCGGCATCAACCTGGGCTTCCCGCAGCACGAGTGACGCCGGCGTCGCCGACCTCGTCGGCGTCGTCAGCGGTGAGGCTGTGCCACGTGTCGAACGCGACCGCGGCGGCGGCCTCCCCGTCGCGCGCCGCGCAGAGCCGGATCAGCTGGTCGTGCCGCTCGAGGGATGCTCGTGCGTCGAGCGAGGCGAAGCGCAGGCGCTCGGCGCGGCGCACGACCGGCGTGAACTGGTCGAGGACGGTCAGGAGTGCGTCGTTGCGCGCAACCGACACCGGCACGCCGTGCAGCTCGTCGTCGGCGCGCAGCGCGGCGTCCACGTCGCCGGCGTCGATGGCCCGCCGGAACCGGCCCGCGGCGTCGCGCATCGCGGCCAGGTCGTCCTCGGTGAGCGCGTCCACGGCCTCGCGGACGGCCAGCTCGTGCATCGCGGCGACGACGTCGCGTGCGTTGCGGATGGCGTGGCGGTCGAGGGTGCTCACGACCGTGGACCGTCCGGGGCGCGCGACGACGAGCCCGGCCCGCGCGAGCCGGAGCAGTGCCTCGCGCACCGGCGTGCGGCTCACGCCGAGCCAGGTCGCGAGTTCGCCGTCGCGCAGCTGCTCGCCCGGTTCCAGCGTGCCGTCGACGATGGCGGTGCGCAGGCGGCTGTAGACGTCGTCGCGCAGGAGCGTGCGCGGGGGCGCCGGGGCATCTCGGGGAACGGGCACGCGATATATCGCATACGACTCCGCCGTCCCCGTCAAGTGGACGAAGCGCCTCCGCCGGCCCGATTCAGCGGAGTGCTCGACGCACGAGGCCGAGTGCGGCCATGACGGTCTGCTCGACGATGGCCGACGGGTCGCCGTCGAAGCGCCACGTCGCATCCGTCACCTCGTCGCCCACACAGACGGCCGCATACACCGTGCCGGGCGGCAGCCCCTCCTCGGGGTCGGGCCCGCCGACGCCCGTGACCGCGACGGCGACGTCGGCATCGAGCAGGCGCGCGGCCCCGGTGGCGAGCTCGCGCGCGCACTGCGCCGTCAGCACGGAGCCCGCGGTCACGCCGAGCACGTCGCGCTTGACGCTCTCGGCATAGGCGACGACCCCGCCCGCGAACCATTCCGACGCCTCCTCGCCGCGCCCGAGCGCGCTCGCGAGCGCACCCGAGGTGAGTGACTCGGCCGTCGCGATGCGCACGGACCGGCCCTGCGCCATCCGGGCGATCTCGTCGGAGCGGGACTGGAGGTCGTCGTCTGCCATGGCCCCATCCTGCCGACCGCACCACTCGACGTCACCGGGTTGCGCCGGCGACGCCCATCAGTGCCGTGAGGCGGCGGCAGCGAACGCGGCGACGGCGCGCTGCGCGTACGGCGTCTCGAACGCGGCGCCGATCGTGCGCGCCTCGTCGTCGAGCGCATCCTGGAACGTCCGGCCGAGGCCCGACTGCACGAGGCGCTTCGTCTGGCCGAAAGCCGCCGTCGCCCCGGCGAGCCATCCCTCGGCGATGTCGCGAGCGCGGGCATCGAGCGCGTCGGGTGCGACGACCTCGGCCACGAGCCCCCATTCGAGCGCCTCGGCGGCCGAGAGCGTGCGCGAGGTCAGGGTGAGCTCGAGGG is a window encoding:
- a CDS encoding CinA family protein — translated: MADDDLQSRSDEIARMAQGRSVRIATAESLTSGALASALGRGEEASEWFAGGVVAYAESVKRDVLGVTAGSVLTAQCARELATGAARLLDADVAVAVTGVGGPDPEEGLPPGTVYAAVCVGDEVTDATWRFDGDPSAIVEQTVMAALGLVRRALR
- a CDS encoding GntR family transcriptional regulator gives rise to the protein MPVPRDAPAPPRTLLRDDVYSRLRTAIVDGTLEPGEQLRDGELATWLGVSRTPVREALLRLARAGLVVARPGRSTVVSTLDRHAIRNARDVVAAMHELAVREAVDALTEDDLAAMRDAAGRFRRAIDAGDVDAALRADDELHGVPVSVARNDALLTVLDQFTPVVRRAERLRFASLDARASLERHDQLIRLCAARDGEAAAAVAFDTWHSLTADDADEVGDAGVTRAAGSPG
- a CDS encoding CoA-acylating methylmalonate-semialdehyde dehydrogenase, yielding MTDTTTDRAARSDAPTAEVLDHWIDGAPAAGASDRTGPVYDPARGVVQREVRYATADDVDAAVQAAARAFLMWRDVSIAKRQQVMFRFRELLASRAPELAAILTSEHGKVTGDALGEIQRGLEVVELACGLPEYTKGEYSENASSGIDVYTVRQPLGVVGIISPFNFPAMVPLWFFPLAIATGNTVVLKPSEKDPSASVWLARLLQEAGLPDGVFNVVHGDKVAVDALLDHPTVRAISFVGSTPIAKYIYEHGTAAGKRVQALGGAKNHMLVLPDADLDLAADAAVNAGFGSSGERCMAISVVLAVDTVADAFVDKVRERMSKLTVGDGTRGTDMGPLITREHRDKVAGYVDTARTDGADVVVDGREHPIDGADDGFWMGPTLVDRVPVSSAVYRDEIFGPVLSVVRVEGYEDGLRIINESRYGNGTAIFTNDGGAARRFQREVTVGMVGINVPIPVPVGYHSFGGWKDSLFGHAKAYGPRGFDFYTQEKAITSRWLDPSHGGINLGFPQHE